A single genomic interval of Leptospira dzoumogneensis harbors:
- a CDS encoding LIC_10091 family lipoprotein produces MRKKGPKTVVLNKNKRNLFLTVLFVCSVFYLIDCSAGQGQGDHSVFGRKASLTREGLQLAAIDTPPADRHLHAEHYPSSNERRLDLFKSRVVGLGGGYMGVGTDQNLTLIAWARSEFAYLFDFDPVTVSINRLHLHFIEISPTYPEYEKLWDPKNKNDVLPIIEKRFSNDPEYQVILKSYQIALRKGAVPQRLGDLHKISKVYPEFTSFHNDTKDYDYLRNLILEGKIIAIDGNLLGDKTINSISEKAKELEIPIRILYTSNAEEYFRYPEGMRKNFLNLYGDSRTIVIRTVTKGAKVYGFPDGEMFPAAFPFHYNIQSLDNLKTWLTKENVLYTTILLRNRKPIVKGFSLIEALPPEPKK; encoded by the coding sequence ATGAGAAAAAAAGGACCTAAGACGGTCGTTTTAAACAAAAATAAAAGAAATCTATTCTTAACGGTTTTATTCGTTTGTTCGGTCTTCTATCTTATAGATTGTTCTGCCGGCCAAGGCCAGGGAGATCATTCGGTATTCGGAAGAAAGGCTTCATTAACTAGAGAAGGCCTGCAACTTGCTGCAATCGACACTCCTCCGGCAGATCGTCATCTTCATGCGGAACATTATCCTTCTTCCAATGAAAGAAGATTGGACCTGTTTAAATCCAGAGTAGTGGGTTTAGGCGGCGGTTATATGGGAGTCGGGACGGATCAGAATCTAACTTTGATCGCCTGGGCAAGAAGTGAATTCGCTTATCTTTTCGATTTTGATCCTGTAACAGTTTCTATTAATCGACTTCATCTTCATTTTATAGAAATTTCCCCTACTTATCCCGAGTATGAAAAACTTTGGGATCCTAAAAATAAGAATGATGTCCTTCCCATTATAGAAAAAAGATTTTCGAATGATCCGGAATATCAAGTAATTCTAAAGTCTTATCAAATCGCTCTTAGGAAGGGAGCTGTTCCTCAACGTTTAGGAGATTTACATAAGATCTCTAAAGTATATCCTGAATTTACTTCATTCCATAATGATACAAAGGATTATGACTACTTAAGAAATCTGATCTTAGAAGGAAAAATAATCGCGATCGACGGGAATTTATTGGGAGATAAGACCATAAATTCTATTTCCGAAAAGGCAAAAGAATTAGAGATCCCGATCCGCATTTTATATACTTCTAATGCGGAAGAATATTTCAGATATCCGGAAGGAATGAGAAAGAACTTTCTGAATTTGTATGGAGATTCCAGAACTATAGTGATCCGCACTGTAACTAAAGGCGCTAAGGTGTATGGATTTCCGGATGGGGAGATGTTTCCTGCAGCGTTCCCTTTTCATTATAATATCCAATCTCTGGATAATCTGAAGACTTGGTTAACCAAAGAGAATGTTTTATATACGACTATACTTCTTCGGAACCGCAAACCTATCGTAAAAGGATTTTCCTTGATAGAAGCATTGCCTCCGGAACCTAAAAAATGA
- a CDS encoding CapA family protein, with the protein MIRSCIFCLGLTFFVVPCSSQNVKTGSSTDSVRVVAVGDIMSHQTQIDTAYDKECDCWKFDEVFQEVSSMISEADLAVGNLETTLPGDPKQYTGYPQFGAPDSLAKAIKDIGFDVLSTANNHSCDKGRLGVVRTLSVLDQLGLKHLGTYKDKEEYEKNRILFVPVGNLNLAFLDYTYGTNGLEIPAGTVVNLIDKDQIASDIALAKKSKPDAIIVMYHYGTEYLHQPDPFQVEMVDHAFSSGADIVLGGHPHTLQKFGKKTIKDKFGISKERFYIYSLGNFISGQDRRYVDGGLILKFSLSKENDKLNIFDIAYEPVWVYIDRTGARTQFRLLPVKKYLNNDQERKLPETSYQRMKQFYKDTVDLLGP; encoded by the coding sequence ATGATCCGAAGCTGTATCTTTTGTTTGGGGCTTACATTTTTTGTAGTCCCTTGTTCTTCTCAGAATGTTAAGACCGGTTCTTCAACTGACTCTGTCAGAGTTGTTGCGGTGGGAGACATCATGTCTCACCAAACTCAGATAGATACAGCTTACGATAAAGAATGTGACTGCTGGAAATTCGACGAAGTATTCCAAGAGGTATCTTCCATGATCTCGGAAGCGGACCTTGCAGTCGGAAATCTAGAGACCACTCTTCCGGGAGATCCAAAACAATATACGGGTTATCCTCAATTCGGAGCTCCGGATTCTCTTGCGAAAGCGATCAAGGATATAGGCTTCGATGTACTTTCTACCGCGAACAATCACTCTTGCGATAAGGGAAGATTGGGGGTCGTAAGAACTCTTTCCGTTTTGGATCAATTGGGTCTGAAACATTTAGGGACTTATAAGGACAAAGAAGAATATGAAAAAAATAGAATATTATTTGTCCCTGTAGGAAATCTGAATCTTGCATTTTTAGATTATACATACGGAACCAACGGCTTGGAAATCCCTGCAGGTACTGTGGTCAATCTGATAGATAAGGACCAGATAGCTTCCGATATTGCTCTGGCAAAAAAATCCAAACCGGATGCAATTATCGTAATGTATCATTACGGAACGGAATATCTGCACCAGCCTGACCCTTTCCAAGTAGAGATGGTAGACCATGCATTTTCTTCCGGAGCGGATATAGTCTTGGGAGGGCATCCTCACACTCTCCAAAAATTCGGTAAAAAAACGATTAAGGATAAATTCGGGATCTCAAAAGAAAGATTTTATATTTATTCTTTAGGTAATTTTATCTCCGGACAGGACAGACGTTATGTGGACGGGGGACTTATCCTAAAGTTCTCCCTATCTAAAGAGAATGATAAATTAAATATTTTTGATATAGCTTACGAGCCTGTTTGGGTTTATATAGACAGGACCGGAGCGAGAACCCAGTTCAGATTATTGCCTGTTAAAAAATATTTAAATAATGATCAGGAAAGAAAACTTCCTGAAACTTCTTACCAAAGAATGAAACAATTCTACAAAGATACCGTAGATCTACTCGGTCCTTAA
- a CDS encoding alkene reductase — protein sequence MNLLFTEYTLGKNKLKNRVVMAPMTRSRAIGNIPNDLMAEYYSQRAGAGLLITEGVSPSPNGLGYARIPGIFSEEQVQGWKKVTDAVHTNQGRIFVQLMHSGRVGNRLNLPKGAELVGPSAIGLKGTTWTDAEGNQSYSSPREMTSKDIQAAIQEYVIASENAVKAGFDGVELHGANGYLIEQFLHPSANHRTDEYGGNWKNRNKFAVDVATAVVKAIGADKVAIRLSPYGVFNDLEIHNEIEEQYKDLAASLGKLGLVYIHIVDHSSMGAVKPTDSVVTSIRESYKSENPNGTYILSGGYDPERANSDLEQKNADLIAFGRNFISNPDLVERLEKGIPLAEPDASTFYTPGEKGYTDYPVASLSKV from the coding sequence ATGAACCTATTATTTACCGAATATACATTAGGAAAGAATAAGCTAAAAAACAGAGTCGTTATGGCTCCTATGACCCGATCCAGAGCGATCGGAAATATTCCGAACGATTTGATGGCGGAATATTATTCCCAAAGAGCAGGCGCTGGCCTATTGATTACGGAAGGTGTTTCTCCTTCTCCCAACGGTTTAGGATATGCAAGGATCCCTGGAATTTTTTCGGAAGAACAAGTCCAGGGTTGGAAGAAGGTAACTGATGCGGTGCATACAAACCAAGGTAGAATATTCGTGCAGCTAATGCATTCGGGAAGAGTGGGAAATCGTCTCAACTTGCCTAAAGGTGCGGAATTAGTAGGACCTTCCGCAATCGGATTGAAAGGGACGACTTGGACTGACGCAGAAGGGAACCAATCTTATTCTTCTCCTAGAGAAATGACCTCTAAAGATATACAAGCTGCCATCCAAGAATATGTAATAGCTTCGGAGAATGCGGTCAAAGCAGGATTCGATGGAGTGGAACTTCATGGTGCTAACGGATATTTGATAGAACAATTTTTACATCCAAGTGCAAATCATAGAACCGATGAATACGGCGGAAATTGGAAGAATAGGAACAAATTCGCTGTAGACGTTGCCACTGCAGTTGTAAAGGCGATCGGAGCGGATAAAGTAGCGATCAGACTTTCTCCTTACGGAGTTTTCAACGATTTAGAAATTCATAATGAAATAGAAGAACAATACAAAGATCTGGCTGCTTCTCTCGGAAAATTGGGACTGGTCTATATTCATATTGTGGATCATTCTTCCATGGGAGCTGTTAAACCGACTGATTCTGTGGTTACTTCGATCAGAGAATCTTATAAATCCGAAAATCCGAACGGGACTTATATTCTTTCAGGCGGATATGATCCTGAACGTGCGAATTCCGATCTGGAGCAAAAGAACGCGGATCTGATCGCATTCGGTCGTAACTTTATTTCGAATCCGGATCTAGTGGAAAGATTGGAGAAGGGGATCCCTCTTGCAGAGCCGGATGCTTCTACCTTTTATACTCCGGGAGAAAAAGGATATACCGATTATCCTGTGGCTTCTCTTTCTAAGGTTTAA
- a CDS encoding SH3 domain-containing protein: protein MAAMALKFRILLLLLLPPLYLSLVAQTSDPYHYVLITSGVLNVRETPENGKIIFTLNRGNKVKILPDETKGSIDWSKIKTEDGKTGFVSRKYLGLTPPDTLDEYKLIGFVWSGYDPKDLPIFVPLAFFSQKGWQEAKDEYEFDYKFRSGVNTSLPSFSLLEGDKGPSFSAASPSTYGCQELPALKVKPTGDVKAKKDWLVYSPDLKLQSIPLQELAKTDPDYTLFKNLAETTWKARGYPETEWLHSTMEEVYSFKNNKKETFLSGRITYRKKGAERRYLYLLGRKFGTDKVLISYEKSEKLTEELGFYGGSFHLIGVIYREEDPVPILLFTDIGYDASVKSLYELKNGTLQFLLRGAGDAC, encoded by the coding sequence GTGGCTGCAATGGCGCTTAAATTCCGGATCTTATTATTATTACTTCTTCCCCCATTGTATCTTTCTTTGGTCGCTCAGACCTCAGATCCATATCACTATGTTCTAATCACATCAGGCGTGTTAAACGTTAGGGAAACTCCTGAAAACGGAAAGATCATCTTTACGTTAAACAGGGGAAACAAGGTTAAAATCCTTCCCGATGAAACAAAAGGCTCGATCGATTGGAGCAAGATCAAAACAGAAGACGGTAAAACAGGTTTTGTTTCCAGAAAGTATTTAGGACTCACACCGCCGGACACATTAGATGAATATAAATTGATCGGGTTCGTTTGGTCCGGATATGATCCAAAGGATCTTCCGATCTTTGTTCCACTCGCATTCTTCAGCCAAAAAGGTTGGCAAGAAGCAAAAGACGAATATGAATTCGATTATAAATTCAGAAGTGGTGTGAATACTTCTCTTCCTTCTTTTTCATTATTAGAAGGAGATAAGGGACCTTCTTTCTCTGCGGCATCCCCTAGTACGTATGGATGCCAAGAACTCCCGGCATTAAAAGTAAAACCTACAGGAGATGTGAAAGCCAAAAAAGATTGGTTGGTATATTCTCCGGATCTAAAACTACAATCTATTCCGCTCCAAGAGCTGGCTAAAACGGATCCCGATTATACTCTTTTCAAAAATTTAGCGGAAACAACTTGGAAAGCGAGAGGATATCCCGAAACGGAATGGCTTCATTCTACAATGGAAGAAGTTTATTCTTTCAAAAATAATAAAAAAGAAACCTTTCTCTCCGGCAGGATCACCTATCGCAAAAAAGGCGCAGAAAGAAGATATCTCTATCTGCTTGGGCGCAAATTCGGAACGGACAAAGTTCTGATCTCTTACGAAAAGTCCGAAAAACTCACGGAAGAACTAGGATTTTACGGAGGTTCTTTCCATTTGATAGGAGTGATCTATAGGGAAGAAGATCCGGTTCCTATATTATTATTTACTGATATAGGTTACGACGCTTCCGTTAAGTCCTTGTATGAATTAAAGAACGGCACATTGCAGTTCTTATTGAGGGGTGCCGGGGACGCCTGTTAA
- a CDS encoding LIC10415 family protein → MDVQLTNLVSSAEKLLRDKRSSVPGRTGVPSEAQNAADKTEFSSSLTSRYLKVQETLGNLQEQLSKEQMKLGVLSEEKNTPKEELINVLFGETPLFRELVENPNQDLNQLREQVQVKKDQLMDSIRKYEVESENVLSVGMLKNPENFRKSIENLSGKDIQMKQLSEKTIERLIQD, encoded by the coding sequence ATGGACGTTCAACTTACGAATCTAGTCTCATCAGCAGAGAAACTTCTCCGCGACAAGAGATCTTCCGTTCCAGGAAGAACGGGAGTGCCCTCGGAAGCCCAAAACGCAGCCGACAAAACCGAGTTTTCTAGCAGCCTGACCTCTAGATACTTGAAAGTTCAAGAAACCTTGGGGAATCTCCAAGAACAACTTTCTAAAGAACAAATGAAACTCGGAGTATTGAGCGAAGAAAAGAACACACCTAAAGAAGAACTGATCAATGTCCTTTTCGGTGAAACTCCTTTGTTCAGAGAATTGGTGGAGAACCCAAATCAGGATCTAAACCAATTGAGAGAACAGGTCCAAGTGAAGAAGGACCAACTAATGGATTCTATACGCAAATACGAAGTTGAATCCGAGAATGTGCTCTCCGTCGGAATGCTTAAGAACCCTGAAAATTTCCGGAAATCGATCGAAAACCTTTCCGGCAAAGATATTCAGATGAAGCAGCTATCCGAGAAAACGATAGAAAGACTGATCCAAGATTAA
- a CDS encoding efflux RND transporter periplasmic adaptor subunit — MQLKEILLNLYSNKIARFSAVGVLLLLIGWWIFRPKPVQADIGKVIKGTYQQIVEEEGTTRVKEKFTLFSPVNGVLQRIEKHVGEKVDKGETIAVVRWDYDRKIKSPITGSILSIQRESEGPIAMGAPILDIGNTSSLEIVCDVLTQDSTHIHPGDPVLIEGWGGEPIQGKVKLVEPAAFTKISSLGVEEQRVRTIIDITPPKGLGDSFRVQAKIISFSKDNVLILPTASLFREGENWAVFKVVKGKAQKTNVKIEARSGKFSLLTEGLQEGDEVVLYPTEEIQNGKRVK, encoded by the coding sequence ATGCAACTTAAGGAAATCTTATTAAACTTATACTCTAACAAGATCGCCAGGTTCTCGGCAGTCGGCGTTTTGTTACTCCTGATAGGCTGGTGGATCTTCCGCCCGAAACCTGTACAAGCGGATATTGGAAAAGTAATAAAAGGAACTTACCAACAGATCGTGGAGGAGGAAGGAACCACTAGAGTAAAAGAAAAATTCACTCTCTTCTCCCCGGTAAATGGAGTACTCCAAAGAATTGAAAAACATGTGGGAGAAAAAGTAGATAAAGGAGAAACTATTGCAGTCGTTCGGTGGGATTATGATAGAAAAATAAAGTCGCCGATCACAGGAAGTATTCTATCCATCCAAAGAGAAAGTGAAGGTCCTATTGCAATGGGAGCGCCTATTTTAGACATAGGCAATACTTCTTCTCTTGAGATCGTATGCGACGTGCTTACTCAAGACAGCACACATATCCACCCGGGAGACCCGGTTTTGATCGAAGGATGGGGAGGAGAACCCATCCAAGGAAAAGTCAAATTGGTGGAACCGGCTGCCTTCACTAAAATATCCTCTTTAGGCGTAGAAGAACAAAGGGTCAGAACTATTATAGATATTACCCCTCCTAAGGGACTAGGGGATTCTTTCCGCGTCCAAGCCAAAATTATTTCCTTCAGCAAAGATAATGTGTTAATCCTGCCGACCGCCTCTCTATTCAGAGAAGGAGAGAATTGGGCCGTTTTTAAAGTGGTAAAGGGTAAGGCACAGAAGACTAACGTGAAGATAGAAGCAAGAAGCGGAAAGTTTTCCCTTTTAACGGAAGGTCTTCAAGAAGGAGATGAAGTAGTCTTATATCCGACCGAAGAGATACAGAACGGAAAAAGAGTGAAATAA
- a CDS encoding ABC transporter permease, giving the protein MVKVLDKKVLRELLAWKSQAITITLVIASGIAVYLTSLSAYDSLLVSRNNFYAEYSLSQGFVSLHKAPESVILDISKIPGVSYAEGRIIKDIVLDFESESIPSGGRIVTLTEGLNRLALLQGRLPREKDETVISEAFSLANRLEPGAKLTAVLEGKKKVLTISGIALSPEYVYVFRPGGFLPDDKHYGILWMKKESVEEIFDMSGAVNDIIFDFAPAAEKNSVLKEVDLKLATFGGLGSYDRDKLPSHSFLRDEFKQLRTTAFSIPMVFLGVAAFLLHIVSSRMIAKQREQIATLKALGYGDRSIALHYLKIILFVCLIGSFLGIIFGYYLGTQMVDLYGDYYKFPNLKFLFDPVLAIQGVLIGIVSGMAGSLLSIRKATSLQPAQAMRPPSPENFSTSFLEEYWKDLPVIYRIAIRNLVRRPGRTLLFVLGVSSSVMIMILGLFSRDTMTSILKIQFEDLQRDTVTLNFQNSISSDSILELTKKEGILLAEGYRAVPIRIRYGNSSKEIVLTGMPVNSYLRRLIDERGQNVPVPEDGILLNSGLAQKFGIHKGDKIQLEVLEGQRIKTEVEVTGVINEILGQGAYKEIQSLNRLLREGDQVNIAALWTDSSKEESLLNELKSYPKISGVSTRARTLKIFYELMSRSVLTTSLIIMIFACIISVGVIYNTALISLSERAFELGSLRILGFTKTEVFIILSGELTIVILASLPLGCLLGYFSGYGILSTVETEGFKIPLFISPKTYIISIFTVIITSVFSFWILYIKIRSLDLISVLKVRE; this is encoded by the coding sequence TTGGTAAAGGTCCTAGACAAAAAAGTCCTTAGGGAATTATTGGCCTGGAAATCCCAAGCTATTACGATCACATTGGTGATCGCTTCCGGCATCGCGGTCTATTTAACTTCCTTAAGCGCCTATGATTCCCTTCTAGTCTCCAGAAATAATTTTTATGCGGAATATTCTCTGTCCCAGGGTTTCGTTTCACTCCATAAGGCGCCTGAATCCGTAATTTTAGATATTTCTAAAATACCCGGAGTATCGTATGCGGAAGGAAGGATAATTAAAGATATAGTTTTAGATTTTGAATCCGAATCTATTCCGAGCGGCGGCAGAATAGTCACCCTAACGGAAGGTTTAAACCGTTTGGCATTATTACAAGGAAGGCTACCTCGAGAAAAAGACGAAACTGTGATCAGCGAGGCATTCTCCTTAGCGAATCGATTGGAACCAGGTGCCAAACTCACTGCAGTTTTAGAAGGAAAGAAAAAAGTACTGACCATCTCCGGGATTGCGCTTTCACCGGAATACGTGTATGTTTTTCGCCCGGGTGGATTTCTACCGGATGACAAACACTACGGGATCTTATGGATGAAAAAAGAAAGTGTAGAAGAGATCTTCGATATGAGCGGAGCAGTAAACGATATCATATTCGATTTTGCTCCCGCCGCCGAAAAAAACTCGGTGCTCAAGGAAGTGGATCTGAAACTCGCCACATTCGGCGGCTTAGGTTCTTATGACAGGGATAAACTTCCATCTCACTCCTTTCTGAGAGACGAATTCAAACAATTAAGAACGACTGCATTCTCTATTCCAATGGTATTTTTGGGAGTAGCAGCCTTCCTTCTCCATATAGTTTCATCCAGAATGATCGCTAAACAAAGAGAACAGATCGCAACGTTAAAGGCGCTGGGATATGGTGATCGAAGTATCGCTTTGCATTATTTAAAGATAATATTATTTGTGTGCCTCATAGGTTCCTTTTTAGGGATCATATTCGGATACTATTTGGGTACACAGATGGTGGATCTATACGGAGACTATTACAAATTTCCGAACTTAAAATTCCTATTTGATCCAGTATTGGCGATCCAAGGGGTATTGATCGGAATAGTTTCGGGAATGGCGGGTTCTTTGTTATCGATCCGAAAAGCTACTTCTCTCCAACCTGCGCAAGCAATGAGACCACCCTCTCCTGAAAATTTTTCCACAAGTTTTTTGGAAGAGTATTGGAAGGATCTTCCCGTAATATACAGGATCGCCATCCGGAATCTAGTCAGAAGGCCGGGAAGGACCTTACTATTCGTATTAGGAGTTTCTTCTTCCGTAATGATCATGATCCTGGGTTTGTTTTCCAGAGACACGATGACTTCCATTCTAAAAATACAATTCGAAGATCTGCAAAGGGACACAGTTACATTAAATTTTCAGAATTCGATCTCGTCCGATTCTATTCTGGAATTAACAAAGAAGGAAGGGATCTTATTGGCGGAAGGTTATAGGGCAGTACCTATCCGTATCCGTTACGGAAATTCGAGTAAGGAGATCGTTCTAACCGGAATGCCGGTAAATTCCTATCTCCGAAGATTGATCGACGAAAGAGGACAAAATGTTCCTGTACCGGAAGATGGGATCCTTTTAAATTCCGGTTTGGCTCAAAAATTCGGGATACATAAAGGTGATAAAATACAACTGGAAGTATTAGAAGGGCAAAGGATCAAAACAGAAGTCGAAGTAACCGGAGTCATCAACGAAATATTAGGACAGGGAGCTTATAAGGAGATCCAATCCTTAAATCGATTGTTAAGGGAAGGAGATCAGGTAAATATTGCCGCGCTTTGGACGGACTCCTCCAAGGAAGAATCTTTATTGAACGAATTAAAATCCTATCCGAAGATCTCAGGAGTATCCACCCGAGCAAGAACCTTAAAAATATTTTATGAATTGATGTCCAGAAGCGTATTAACTACATCCTTGATTATAATGATTTTTGCATGTATTATTTCTGTCGGGGTGATCTATAATACCGCATTGATCTCGCTTTCAGAAAGGGCCTTCGAATTAGGAAGTTTGAGGATCTTAGGTTTTACTAAAACGGAAGTTTTTATAATATTATCCGGAGAATTAACCATCGTGATCTTAGCTTCCTTGCCTCTGGGTTGTTTGCTCGGTTATTTTTCCGGATACGGGATATTAAGCACGGTGGAAACGGAGGGATTCAAGATCCCTTTATTCATTTCTCCGAAAACGTATATAATTTCTATCTTTACAGTTATAATTACGTCTGTATTTAGTTTCTGGATACTTTACATTAAAATAAGATCATTAGATCTGATCTCCGTATTAAAGGTAAGAGAATAA
- a CDS encoding ABC transporter ATP-binding protein yields the protein MKKFGKNDPEDPVFETVKLGKIYDMGQVKVPALTDINVRFFRSEFSVLLGPSGSGKSTLLNILGGLDSPSSGEILFNKRPLQAGQNEDLTEFRRKYVGFVFQFYNLIPSLTAEENVKLVTDISDNPMSPSEALELAGLMDRKNHFPSQLSGGEQQRVAIARAIVKRPEILLCDEPTGALDFKTGKIVLDAISKINKELGTTTIIITHNVSIASIADRVVEMRDGSIVSDKPNPNKVSTEKLHW from the coding sequence ATGAAAAAATTCGGAAAAAACGATCCGGAAGATCCGGTCTTTGAAACCGTAAAACTAGGCAAAATTTATGATATGGGCCAAGTGAAGGTTCCTGCTTTGACCGATATAAACGTTCGATTTTTTCGATCCGAATTTTCAGTTCTGTTAGGACCTAGTGGCAGCGGAAAATCCACCTTATTGAATATATTAGGAGGGTTAGATTCTCCTAGTTCCGGAGAGATCCTTTTTAACAAACGACCTTTGCAAGCGGGGCAAAACGAAGATCTCACGGAGTTCAGAAGAAAATATGTGGGATTCGTATTCCAATTTTATAATTTGATCCCTAGTCTAACCGCCGAAGAGAATGTGAAACTAGTTACTGACATCTCTGATAATCCAATGTCCCCTTCCGAAGCGTTGGAACTAGCCGGCTTAATGGATAGAAAAAATCATTTTCCTTCTCAACTTTCCGGAGGAGAACAACAAAGAGTCGCGATCGCAAGAGCTATAGTCAAACGCCCTGAAATACTTCTCTGTGACGAACCTACAGGTGCCTTGGACTTTAAAACCGGAAAGATCGTATTAGATGCAATATCTAAGATCAACAAAGAGCTGGGCACAACTACTATCATAATCACACATAATGTAAGCATCGCTTCTATAGCGGATAGAGTTGTGGAAATGAGGGACGGATCTATAGTATCCGACAAACCTAATCCAAATAAAGTCTCCACAGAGAAACTTCATTGGTAA
- a CDS encoding LptF/LptG family permease: MQFSLPEIRPKEWIHRIKEEFFPPRILDKYVFSEFVKIFIGALVTLGFLALMSSYSDIKGDMASSKGGKIHGWLFILFRLPQMLIQYIMNIAILFSVSFTVGQFSANKELVAMMAAGISFRRIVTPIVAFSCVLWFAAFFLKQTVVAPLNARANEEHKMLKEGDQNTLVGVVYQKHFKGQEGFYYIYYYDTKEEEIKGGFNYICLTQEQTPDYLLVAQRAKFDYQKEVWILKGVEETKFDEELQVVSVQKFTEKEYKLPEKPDYFKKLKGSVEEMNFFELSEEKENRIKKGLSYGDVDIAKHTLFAEPLLIVVLTLVGCASGFFTKRMAIVSSLGVSIGVALLYMVMDPSFKSLGENEVIPIWLASWITPMLFLSGLYVVYKRLKV; the protein is encoded by the coding sequence ATGCAATTCAGTCTTCCCGAAATCCGTCCCAAAGAATGGATCCATAGAATTAAGGAGGAATTTTTCCCTCCCAGGATCTTGGATAAGTACGTATTCTCGGAGTTTGTAAAAATATTTATCGGGGCTTTGGTCACTTTAGGATTTTTGGCCCTTATGTCTTCCTACAGCGATATCAAAGGGGACATGGCTTCCTCCAAAGGCGGGAAGATCCACGGCTGGCTTTTTATCCTATTCAGACTCCCCCAGATGCTCATCCAGTACATCATGAACATCGCAATTCTATTCTCCGTTTCCTTTACCGTGGGCCAGTTTTCGGCGAATAAAGAATTGGTGGCGATGATGGCCGCAGGAATCTCTTTCCGAAGGATTGTGACTCCTATCGTTGCATTCAGTTGTGTACTTTGGTTTGCCGCATTCTTCTTAAAACAAACCGTCGTGGCCCCTTTAAACGCAAGGGCAAACGAAGAGCATAAGATGTTAAAAGAAGGAGACCAAAACACATTAGTGGGAGTGGTCTACCAAAAACATTTCAAGGGCCAAGAAGGTTTTTATTATATTTATTATTACGATACGAAAGAAGAAGAGATCAAAGGTGGATTCAATTATATCTGCCTGACTCAGGAACAAACTCCTGATTATCTTCTGGTAGCGCAAAGAGCAAAGTTCGATTACCAAAAAGAAGTTTGGATCTTAAAAGGTGTAGAAGAGACAAAATTCGACGAAGAACTGCAAGTAGTTTCCGTTCAAAAATTCACGGAGAAGGAATACAAACTGCCTGAAAAGCCGGACTATTTCAAAAAGTTAAAAGGTTCCGTGGAAGAGATGAACTTCTTCGAACTTTCGGAAGAGAAAGAAAATCGGATCAAAAAAGGCTTATCATACGGAGATGTGGATATAGCAAAACATACATTATTTGCCGAACCTTTGCTAATCGTTGTCTTAACTTTAGTAGGATGTGCCAGTGGATTTTTTACCAAAAGAATGGCGATTGTTTCCTCTCTTGGTGTGAGTATTGGAGTAGCACTTCTTTATATGGTAATGGACCCTTCTTTCAAATCTTTAGGAGAGAACGAAGTGATCCCGATCTGGCTTGCGAGTTGGATCACTCCAATGTTATTCCTATCCGGACTATATGTAGTTTATAAAAGGCTCAAAGTCTGA
- a CDS encoding HEAT repeat domain-containing protein, with amino-acid sequence MKKSAITFAILATLIFTVSVSAEKSTEDHIKALSSGSDQEKIEASLYLGNKKEKSAVPELINLLNRSNDPKVAVPAGIALGQIGEAGDTTIALKNKVISSDNGDIVYTALVSILNIVIKNEKAEDAAKEALEFADKNRRSDEFVSDFLNVLTKKLKG; translated from the coding sequence ATGAAAAAAAGCGCCATTACGTTCGCAATACTCGCCACTCTTATTTTTACAGTTTCGGTTTCTGCCGAAAAAAGCACGGAAGATCATATTAAGGCACTTTCCAGTGGATCCGATCAGGAAAAAATCGAAGCTTCTCTTTATTTGGGAAATAAAAAAGAAAAATCCGCAGTTCCGGAATTGATCAATCTTCTGAACCGCTCCAACGATCCTAAAGTTGCAGTTCCTGCAGGGATTGCTTTGGGCCAGATCGGAGAAGCCGGCGATACCACAATCGCTTTGAAAAACAAAGTGATCAGCTCTGATAATGGAGATATCGTTTATACTGCTCTCGTTTCTATTCTGAACATCGTGATCAAAAATGAGAAGGCGGAAGACGCTGCGAAAGAAGCCCTTGAGTTTGCGGACAAAAACCGTAGATCAGACGAGTTTGTTTCCGATTTCTTGAACGTTCTCACTAAAAAGCTGAAGGGTTAA